A DNA window from Engystomops pustulosus chromosome 6, aEngPut4.maternal, whole genome shotgun sequence contains the following coding sequences:
- the LOC140065785 gene encoding speedy protein 1-A-like — MKRRETSPTDPLEPAPKRRKIDLAQQDKKMAVFLKHLEDNYKYLQPTSNEDTRKHLKRKRRASTTPEHQEPSPKKKKIDLAQQKEEMADFLNLLENEYIIQFLSSDSSRTSSDKYLLATVCEYFRRASLPTKHYRNYFFPALYLASQFEEQDSDIRTEILFWALEGFWFLKIEHFLHYRDLLFKRIGFKAWVDLDTCHQIMAEDPTHWAWTRERPI; from the coding sequence ATGAAGAGAAGGGAGACTTCACCAACAGATCCCCTGGAGCCTGCCCCCAAGAGGAGGAAGATAGACCTGGCACAGCAGGACAAAAAGATGGCGGTCTTCCTCAAACACCTGGAGGATAATTACAAATATCTACAGCCCACATCGAATGAAGACACAAGAAAACACTTGAAGAGGAAGAGACGGGCGAGTACAACACCAGAACACCAGGAGCCTTCCCCAAAAAAGAAGAAGATAGACCTGGCACAACAGAAGGAAGAGATGGCGGACTTCCTCAATCTCCTGGAGAATGAATACATCATACAGTTCCTTTCCAGTGACAGCAGCAGGACCTCTTCAGACAAGTACCTCCTGGCAACGGTCTGTGAGTATTTCAGAAGAGCAAGTCTTCCAACTAAACACTACAGAAACTACTTCTTCCCAGCACTCTACCTAGCCAGTCAATTTGAAGAGCAAGATTCAGACATTCGCACTGAGATCCTTTTCTGGGCCTTGGAAGGATTCTGGTTTCTGAAGATAGAGCATTTTCTCCATTATCGTGACCTGCTGTTCAAGAGAATTGGCTTCAAAGCTTGGGTAGAcctggacacctgtcatcagataatggccgaggaccccacacATTGGGCGTGGACAAGAGAAAGACCAATATGA